A genomic window from Silene latifolia isolate original U9 population chromosome 11, ASM4854445v1, whole genome shotgun sequence includes:
- the LOC141613327 gene encoding uncharacterized protein LOC141613327 has product MSRRRRRGQPIYQLDREIEATARRLNSLRRRGLLDIPPIEEVNHQEATEVVFENPFGVLEEEPNTMGEPVPIRDTMAPKHIVNPSIQRPRIQANNFEIKNALLNLVQDNQFGGGPLENPNDHLNDFLENCDMYKSNGVSDDAVRLRLFPRSLRGSAKDWLKNCDPDSFKTWDELASAFLNKYFPPSRTAKVKSELQSFTQEEDETLYEAWERYKKLQRLCPHHGISEAELVNNFYKGLTQDLRLSLDAGSGKGALDILGHKAAKELIEEMASRTMEWGSDRQMRKGKSKDSNSVLNVDVKGMLDELTQQVALLNSKPKGSDMRQVLSCELCGEQGHTPIGCPLIAPLGEECYEQLDNHIASQNRVNDEIRASQKATETHVAQISQQLSQLAQNPGKFPGNTVNPREMNAVFLRSGKQLEEVEKSPKWKRKRVTNEVVKEHPVEVVHEDEIMVEKSKEVEMVDPPKQDEPIAPKAKECTPPPREYVAPIPFPQRLAKPRIEKKYEKFVEILKGMNVTIPFLDMITEIPSYGKFLKELVTLKKKNGEVQTINLSKECSVILTHTNKLPNKLEDPGSFSIPCSIQGVAIKRALCDLGASVSLMPLSIFKRLDLGDLKPTRVSLQLADRSVKFPIGVIEDVPLVVGKLVIPCDFFVMDMLGRITMCLLF; this is encoded by the exons ATGAGTAGGCGACGAAGACGAGGTCAACCGATATATCAACTTGACCGCGAAATTGAAGCCACGGCAAGAAGACTTAACTCTCTAAGAAGAAGGGGTTTACTTGATATTCCACCGATTGAAGAAGTCAATCACCAAGAAGCTACCGAAGTAGTGTTTGAAAatccttttggggttttagaagaaGAGCCTAACACCATGGGTGAACCGGTTCCGATAAGAGACACTATGGCTCCTAAGCACATAGTCAATCCAAGCATCCAAAGGCCACGAATTCAAGCTAACAACTTTGAGATTAAAAATGCCTTGCTCAACCTAGTTCAAGACAACCAATTTGGAGGAGGTCCCTTGGAGAACCCAAATGATCATCTAAATGATTTCCTTGAAAATTGTGATATGTACAAATCAAATGGGGTTTCCGATGACGCGGTTCGCCTTAGGTTGTTCCCCCGTTCACTTAGGGGTTCGGCCAAGGATTGGTTGAAGAATTGTGACCCGGATTCCTTCAAGACATGGGATGAGTTGGCTTCGGCATTTTTAAACAAATATTTCCCACCCTCAAGAACGGCCAAAGTCAAGAGTGAATTACAAAGCTTTACTCAAGAAGAGGATGAGAccttatatgaggcatgggaacGGTACAAGAAGCTCCAACGGTTGTGCCCTCACCATGGCATCTCCGAAGCCGAGCTAGTGAACAATTTCTACAAAGGGTTGACTCAAGACCTTAGGCTTTCATTGGATGCGGGATCGGGGAAAGGTGCCTTAGACATTTTGGGGCATAAAGCGGCAAAGGAActaattgaggagatggcctcAAGAACTATGGAATGGGGAAGTGATAGGCAAATGAGGAAAGGCAAAAGCAAGGATTCTAATTCCGTTTTGAATGTGGATGTTAAAGGTATGCTAGATGAACTCACCCAACAAGTTGCTTTGCTAAATTCAAAACCTAAGGGGTCCGATATGAGGCAAGTCTTGTCTTGTGAGTTGTGTGGTGAACAAGGGCATACTCCCATTGGGTGTCCCTTGATTGCACCCCTAGGTGAGGAATGCTATGAGCAA CTTGATAACCACATTGCCTCACAAAACCGGGTGAATGATGAAATACGGGCATCACAAAAGGCTACGGAAACTCATGTGGCCCAAATTTCTCAACAATTGAGTCAATTGGCTCAAAATCCGGGGAAGTTTCCGGGTAATACGGTTAACCCAAGGGAGATGAACGCGGTATTTTTGAGGAGTGGGAAGCAATTGGAGGAGGTTGAGAAATCTCCTAAGTGGAAGAGAAAGAGGGTGACTAATGAAGTTGTGAAAGAGCACCCGGTTGAAGTTGTTCATGAAGATGAGATTATGGTGGAGAAGTCTAAGGAGGTGGAGATGGTTGACCCTCCAAAGCAAGATGAGCCTATTGCACCTAAGGCCAAAGAATGTACTCCACCACCAAGGGAGTATGTAGCACCGATACCCTTTCCACAAAGGCTTGCAAAGCCtagaattgaaaagaaatatGAGAAGTTTGTGGAGATCTTGAAGGGAATGAATGTCACTATCCCTTTCCTTGATATGATTACCGAAATTCCATCTTATGGCAAGTTTCTTAAGGAACTTGTCACCTTGAAGAAGAAGAATGGAGAGGTGCAAACCATCAACCTCTCCAAGGAATGTAGTGTTATACTCACTCACACCAACAAGCTTCCTAACAAGCTAGAAGATCCGGGGAGTTTCTCTAtcccttgttctatccaaggggtGGCTATTAAGAGAgctttgtgtgatttgggggctagTGTGAGCCTCATGCCACTTTCAATATTCAAGAGGCTTGATTTGGGAGATTTGAAGCCAACTAGAGTTTCACTTCAACTTGCCGATCGGTCGGTCAAATTTCCCATTGGTGTAATTGAAGATGTACCCTTGGTAGTTGGGAAGCTTGTCATACCATGTGATTTCTTTGTTATGGATATGCTTGGGAGGATTACAATGTGCCTATTATTTTAG